Proteins co-encoded in one Microbacterium hydrocarbonoxydans genomic window:
- a CDS encoding dipeptide/oligopeptide/nickel ABC transporter permease/ATP-binding protein → MTLPNDPTTGPDPSLSVTTSTSEAAEATTGAVTRPTTELLQAVKAEARSARTPVWKKLVTDPQAMITISLLIIVFGLGAFASFIAPHGANDANLQMVNAPVGTPGYILGADESGRDIFSRLLFSTQTAAISGLIGAGVALVVGVIAGLVGGYFGRVTQATTEWIFSLIMTFPGLLLLIILMPVTGGDYRATMLIFGVLLSPGIYRIVRNLVLGVKNELYVDAARVAGLGNLRILGRHILFVVRGPIIIATAFLVGSAIAVQAGLAFLGVGSLEVPSFGAMISSGFRNLYIAPTQFLWPSILLGVITASLVLLGNALRDTLEGSKPKPTKVGAGQRVESAQRPAAEGAVTHLLEIRDLVIAYPDTRGGLHEVVKGVSLDIAKGQVVGLVGESGSGKSQTAFATLGVLPNEAVIVGGSILFDGVELVGLTDAQMRPLRGRSIAYIPQEPMSNLDPSFRVGDQLVQGVRAALDVSKKEARDRVLALLERCGITDPVRTFDSYPHQISGGMAQRVLIAGAVASRPRLLIADEPTTALDVTVQAEILDLIRDLQSELDMAVLLVTHNFGVVADICDSIAVMQNGRIVERGHVDAIFDTPQDSYTKMLLGAILDEETVRTDPPVAARRGVEA, encoded by the coding sequence ATGACGCTTCCCAACGACCCGACCACCGGACCCGATCCGTCTCTCTCGGTCACGACCAGCACCTCGGAAGCCGCCGAGGCGACGACCGGAGCCGTCACCCGCCCCACCACCGAGCTGCTGCAGGCGGTGAAGGCCGAGGCCCGCTCGGCACGAACGCCGGTGTGGAAGAAGCTGGTGACGGACCCGCAGGCGATGATCACGATCTCGCTGCTGATCATCGTCTTCGGCCTCGGCGCCTTCGCCTCGTTCATCGCCCCGCACGGGGCGAACGACGCGAATCTGCAGATGGTCAACGCGCCGGTCGGCACGCCCGGGTACATCCTCGGAGCGGACGAATCCGGCCGTGACATCTTCAGCCGACTGCTGTTCTCGACCCAGACCGCAGCGATCTCGGGGCTCATCGGAGCCGGTGTCGCACTCGTCGTGGGTGTCATCGCGGGCCTCGTCGGAGGGTACTTCGGCCGGGTGACCCAGGCGACCACCGAGTGGATCTTCAGCCTCATCATGACCTTCCCGGGTCTTCTGCTGCTGATCATCCTGATGCCCGTCACAGGCGGCGACTACCGGGCGACGATGCTGATCTTCGGCGTGCTCCTCTCGCCGGGCATCTACCGCATCGTGCGCAACCTGGTGCTGGGTGTGAAGAACGAGCTGTACGTCGACGCGGCTCGGGTCGCGGGACTCGGGAACCTGCGCATCCTCGGGCGTCACATCCTGTTCGTCGTGCGCGGTCCGATCATCATCGCCACCGCCTTTCTGGTGGGTTCGGCCATCGCCGTGCAGGCGGGTCTCGCGTTCCTGGGTGTCGGCTCTCTCGAAGTCCCCAGCTTCGGAGCGATGATCTCGTCGGGGTTCCGCAACCTCTACATTGCGCCGACCCAGTTCCTCTGGCCCAGCATCCTGCTCGGTGTCATCACCGCCTCGCTCGTGCTGCTCGGCAACGCCCTGCGCGACACGCTCGAGGGATCCAAGCCCAAGCCGACGAAGGTCGGCGCCGGACAGCGGGTCGAATCGGCGCAGCGCCCGGCAGCAGAAGGGGCCGTCACGCACCTGCTCGAGATCCGCGACCTCGTGATCGCGTATCCCGACACCCGAGGCGGACTCCACGAGGTGGTCAAGGGCGTGTCTCTCGACATCGCGAAGGGCCAGGTCGTGGGTCTCGTCGGCGAATCCGGATCCGGCAAGTCGCAGACCGCTTTCGCCACGCTCGGCGTGCTTCCCAACGAAGCGGTCATCGTCGGAGGGTCGATCCTCTTCGACGGAGTCGAGCTCGTGGGTCTCACCGACGCTCAGATGCGTCCACTGCGCGGCAGGTCGATCGCGTACATCCCGCAGGAGCCGATGTCCAACCTCGACCCGTCCTTCCGCGTCGGCGATCAGCTGGTCCAGGGCGTGCGTGCGGCGCTCGACGTCTCGAAGAAGGAGGCGAGGGACAGGGTGCTCGCACTGCTCGAACGCTGCGGCATCACTGATCCGGTACGCACGTTCGATTCGTACCCGCATCAGATATCCGGAGGCATGGCCCAGCGCGTGCTCATCGCCGGGGCGGTGGCCAGCCGGCCGCGCCTGCTCATCGCCGATGAGCCGACCACCGCACTCGACGTGACCGTGCAGGCCGAGATCCTCGACCTGATCCGCGACCTCCAGAGCGAGCTGGACATGGCCGTGCTCCTCGTGACGCACAACTTCGGTGTCGTCGCCGACATCTGCGATTCGATCGCCGTGATGCAGAACGGGCGCATCGTCGAGCGCGGTCACGTGGACGCGATCTTCGATACGCCCCAGGATTCCTACACGAAGATGCTTCTCGGGGCGATCCTCGATGAGGAGACCGTTCGCACCGACCCGCCGGTCGCCGCACGCAGAGGAGTGGAAGCATGA
- a CDS encoding ATP-binding cassette domain-containing protein, with amino-acid sequence MSLLEIDDLRVAFPGRGLRAKPVEVLHGVSLDVAEGETVGLVGESGSGKTTIGRAVLGLVKPSGGSIRFGGQEIGGIQGRARRSLARDIQVVFQDPYTSLNPSLTIGDILAEPLIVQGSTAKDARSRVRTLLDQVGLPGDSVDRMPREFSGGQRQRVAIARALAPRPTLIVCDEPVSALDLSTQARVMELFVDIQRETGVAYLFISHDLSVIRHISHRVAVLYRGDLVETGDAPSVTSTPTHPYTQRLLLAAPVADPRKQQQRRAERERLTAASSA; translated from the coding sequence ATGAGCCTTCTCGAGATCGACGACCTTCGCGTCGCGTTCCCCGGGCGCGGGCTGCGCGCCAAGCCGGTCGAGGTGCTCCACGGCGTCTCCCTCGACGTCGCCGAAGGAGAGACGGTGGGCCTCGTGGGCGAATCCGGTTCCGGCAAGACGACCATCGGTCGCGCGGTGCTGGGGCTCGTCAAGCCCTCGGGCGGGAGCATCCGTTTCGGCGGGCAGGAGATCGGCGGCATCCAGGGCCGCGCGCGTCGGTCGCTCGCCCGCGACATCCAGGTGGTGTTCCAAGATCCGTACACGTCGCTGAACCCGTCGCTGACGATCGGAGACATCCTCGCCGAGCCCTTGATCGTGCAGGGGTCGACGGCCAAGGATGCGCGCAGCAGGGTGCGGACTCTACTCGACCAGGTGGGCCTGCCCGGCGACTCCGTCGATCGCATGCCGCGAGAGTTCTCGGGTGGACAACGCCAGCGGGTGGCCATCGCCCGTGCCCTGGCTCCTCGCCCCACACTGATCGTGTGCGACGAACCCGTGTCGGCGCTCGACCTCTCGACGCAGGCACGTGTCATGGAGCTGTTCGTCGACATCCAGCGTGAGACGGGAGTCGCCTACCTCTTCATCTCCCACGACCTCTCGGTGATCCGGCACATCAGTCATCGGGTGGCCGTGCTCTACCGGGGCGACCTCGTCGAGACGGGCGACGCCCCGAGCGTCACGTCGACGCCGACGCACCCGTATACGCAGAGGCTGCTGCTGGCGGCTCCGGTGGCAGACCCCCGCAAGCAGCAGCAGCGTCGAGCCGAGCGCGAGCGGCTGACTGCCGCTTCCTCCGCGTGA